A single window of Plasmodium reichenowi strain SY57 chromosome 14, whole genome shotgun sequence DNA harbors:
- a CDS encoding zinc finger protein, putative: MNEELNKMINSFQINEKEGKEINKNNNIEKNQNVHLNIYPNMSNYVDIGSNIYVDEIKSISKEDNTKKKSILNSKYISSKNNEFVEAQLYELNNYNENNIYEDFNIFSNSTNIYSNDNNMKKYLIQKCGKKNIKKRMEILNQENNNMGIHKNIVYDDHNNKNVTYDNNNNNNNNSCSIIKYELRKTSICKYWIKGICANVECNFAHGEHELKYTFGVYKTTICKHWKKNGMCSSGIHCRHAHGENELQPKNLPLHLLKKKNNLKNKNQAKSFHTNKELTINEYNDRSVNNRNVEQMYKNKVDPLKNNNNNNNNNNIYYYGNEENPKDVNIFRMDTFYNNIFDSGNHMDKPPTHNNNNNNNNNNNNNNSNSNNSYNNNNIVSVEGKPINQNTPNILNDGNYSNCTNCTNYSNYSNHSNHTNYTNYTNYTNYTNYINNNEKEENEKRNFNYYDTCKNIWNYKICKDDNNLLNNNEKTFFFFSNVNNSKMVECNMNNIFNDIHKKDNMITLNDNSNHVINIKKNIINDADISKVTNIPIYKDDHLKNVPINNKKKETVLSQGKKNTYLKVNFFNNKNKDNNNNNNIIVDTNNNNNNNIIVDTNSNNNVMKNDHNKINNNNLIFQNSRFMDHAGACGHIKNGDTIKNGDTITSADTITSGDTITSGDTITSGDTITSGDTITSGDTIKNVENFVNYTNSNNISNINISINGSNYEKYINNMNFINNKESSNISKDDAYNGNMDNHNHPLNNNNNKNLCNTSLSDLCSNNSSESKKQEAACLNKNDTHDIIKNVSNNMKQFFLYMNPINNNTSDNVKLINNYANDYFYYDEKKDEERNPYDNKNNKIKAFRNINIRIIKKEDEQEHTNEKNNTIFNKNVNEITYSKEITHMNNINRSSDEYITNNNMDSHNNIMKNTLYPWKENKFKNVDMSNIYKINKDDYLHKDIDKSIDCVISPYKDTNIIMDRINDDNINDDNINGDNINGDNINGDNINDDNINGDNINGDNINMDNLLFTYNEQINNHHNNKKWNVLNNSMIVEKNEKITNSEKKNNYKIHQRQNINKNVSDNNANINNKNVISKDKFKIINSYIDYKLNYPRNNKYSYNNMEHNIKNMNEQNSINNNNNNILYTTRKDLRNNIHTINFNDTKNIINSDDYFVDNNYNYNYNYSYDNMELSNKNMKDVINLYTYVVNKKNEKNMHTSTGIIFNDGYIKKEDCGGCHMIESTQMFDEEINCSPENKSNNNNNININSSNNNNNININSSNNNNNNINSSNNNNNNINSSNNNNNNNINSSNNNNNNNYYYYYNDYHHDDDNIMNHSYDNNINDSYYYQFNDLYSKENQQTYTYNINNLIHNMKLLNTKYESPLNSEQEKTILKNIAVDKNNNININNITLPTLQDNQMNNYKKYTNDLGSVSEKYTSTYNDTLKMHSETFMDSQNGMYILPQYVTRECINSPYDSSPFTEGNREEKKDNKELEIIGNMLYDENICMDDEDLFGRSHLFNIFNNEGEININQKDNYYDKDDHNNFHRDDHNNFHREDHNNYHRDDHNNFHRDDHNNFHRDDHNNFHRDDHNNHHDDDVIYEETKKTDNIEIPLKDNNIMINNSYNNSLINYNKCFVKELEYNNINNKNQENNINHNKKTEEDLKIKNSYDTSSKQNYKENNMFHDMDNITSLLLHINNYNEKDFMNFKNEDYTLNKEMYLNECKYVKEIKNTDQDNRKEFGIVLQNDDHISERDMRTKKMIYSIFIKEEETKKNKSLENICFTNEQEKYNNLSIINPKKNITMDIIKNVDELSFDNMEQMYNEQKMNNMEDRIEKINILTKDNIQNGIHNNNNIIEEKQSLKDNNYEEKTKTKGIQ; encoded by the coding sequence atgaatgaaGAGTTGAATAAGATGATAAATAGTTTCCAGATAAACGAAAAGGAGggaaaagaaataaataaaaataataatatagaaaagaatcaaaatgtacatttaaatatatatccaaATATGAGTAATTATGTTGATATAGGatctaatatatatgttgatgaaataaaaagtatatcAAAAGAAGACAatacgaaaaaaaaaagtatattaaattcaaaatatatatcatcaaAGAATAATGAATTTGTAGAAGCAcaattatatgaattaaataattataatgaaaataatatatatgaggacttcaatattttttcgaattctacaaatatatatagtaacgacaataatatgaagaaatatttaatacaaaaatgtggaaaaaaaaatataaaaaaaaggatggaaatattaaatcaggaaaataataatatgggtattcataaaaatatagtatatgatgatcataataataaaaatgtaacatatgataataataataataataataataatagttgtagtatcataaaatatgaacTACGGAAGACATCGATTTGTAAATACTGGATAAAAGGGATTTGTGCTAATGTGGAATGTAATTTCGCCCATGGAGAACACGAACTAAAATATACATTCGGAGTATATAAAACAACTATATGTAAACATTGGAAAAAAAACGGTATGTGTTCTAGTGGTATTCATTGTAGGCATGCACATGGGGAAAATGAATTACAACCAAAAAATTTACctttacatttattaaaaaaaaaaaataatttgaaaaataaaaatcaaGCAAAATCTTTTCATACAAATAAAGAACTTACcataaatgaatataatgatCGTTCTGTAAATAATAGAAATGTTGAACAGATGTATAAGAATAAGGTAGAtcctttaaaaaataataacaataataataataataataatatttattattatggaAATGAGGAGAATCCAAAAGATGTGAATATTTTTAGAATGGACACAttttataacaatatttttGATAGTGGAAATCACATGGATAAACCCCCCACAcacaacaacaacaacaataataataataataataataataataatagtaatagtaataatagttataataataataatattgttagTGTTGAGGGGAAACCAATTAACCAGAATACACCTAATATCCTTAACGATGGTAATTACTCAAATTGTACAAATTGTACAAATTATTCAAATTATTCAAATCATTCAAATCATACAAATTATACTAATTATACTAATTATACTAATTATACtaattacataaataataacgaaaaggaagaaaatgaaaagagAAATTTCAATTATTATGATACATGcaaaaatatatggaaCTATAAAATTTGTAAAGATGATAACAATCTAttgaataataatgaaaagacttttttttttttttctaatgtaaataatagTAAAATGGTAGAATgtaatatgaacaatatatttaatgacatacataaaaaagataatatgATAACATTAAACGATAATTCAAATCATgtaattaatataaaaaaaaacataataaatgatGCTGATATATCGAAAGTTACAAATATTCCTATTTATAAAGATgatcatttaaaaaatgtacctattaataataaaaaaaaggagaCTGTATTATCAcagggaaaaaaaaatacatatttaaaagtAAACTTTTTCAACAACAAGAACAAggacaataataataataacaatataataGTAGATActaacaataataataataacaatataataGTAGATACTAacagtaataataatgttatgaagaatgatcataataaaattaataataataatttaatatttcagAATAGTAGATTTATGGATCATGCGGGAGCCTGTGgacatataaaaaatggtGATACTATAAAAAATGGAGATACTATAACAAGTGCTGATACTATAACAAGTGGCGATACTATAACAAGTGGTGATACAATAACAAGTGGAGATACTATAACAAGTGGTGATACAATAACAAGTGGTGATactataaaaaatgttgaaaattttgttaattatacaaatagTAACAACATAagtaatattaatatatctataaatGGTAgtaattatgaaaaatatattaataatatgaattttattaataataaggaaTCAAGCAATATAAGTAAAGATGATGCTTATAATGGGAATATGGATAATCATAATCATCCtctaaataataataataataaaaaccTTTGTAACACCAGCTTGAGTGATTTATGTAGTAATAATTCTTCTGAGTCCAAAAAACAAGAAGCTGCATGTCTCAATAAAAACGATACTcatgatataataaaaaatgtatcCAATAATATGAAACAGTTTTTTCTCTATATGAATcctattaataataatacgtctgataatgtaaaattaattaataattatgcaaatgattatttttattatgatgaaaaGAAGGATGAAGAACGTAACCcttatgataataaaaataataaaattaaagcGTTTCGTAATATCAACATTcgtattataaaaaaagaagatgaACAAGAACATACTAATGAGAAGAATAATacaatatttaataaaaatgtaaatgaAATTACGTATAGTAAAGAAATAACACacatgaataatataaacagATCTTCAgatgaatatattacaaataataatatggatagtcataataatattatgaagaATACATTATATCCATggaaagaaaataaattcaAAAATGTTGATATgtcaaatatatacaaaattaATAAGGATGATTATTTGCATAAAGATATTGATAAGAGCATAGATTGTGTTATAAGTCCATACAAAGATACCAACATAATTATGGATAGGATAAACGATgacaatataaatgatgacaatataaatggtgacaatataaatggtgacaatataaatggtgacaatataaatgatgacaatataaatggtgacaatataaatggtgacaatataaatatggataatttattatttacatataacgaacaaataaacaatcatcataataataaaaaatggaaCGTTCTTAATAATTCTATGATtgtagaaaaaaatgaaaaaattactAATAGcgaaaagaaaaataattataagaTACATCAAAGgcaaaatattaataaaaatgtttcAGATAATAACgcaaatataaataataagaatgtAATTAGTAAAgataaatttaaaattataaattcttatattgattataaattaaattatcctagaaataataaatatagttataataatatggaacataacataaaaaatatgaatgagcaaaatagtataaataataataataataatatattatatacaacaAGGAAAGatttaagaaataatattcatactatcaattttaatgatacaaaaaatataattaatagtgatgattattttgtagataataattataattataattacaattattcttatgataatatggaattatctaataaaaatatgaaagatgttattaatttatatacatacgttgttaataaaaaaaatgaaaaaaatatgcaCACGTCTACTGGTATTATATTTAACGAtggatatattaaaaaggaGGATTGTGGTGGTTGTCATATGATAGAGAGTACGCAGATGTTCGATGAGGAAATAAATTGTTCTCcggaaaataaaagtaataataataataatattaatattaatagtagcaataataataataatattaatattaatagtagcaataataataataataatattaatagtagcaataataataataataatattaatagtagcaataataataataataataatattaatagtagtaataataataacaataataattattattattattataatgattatcatcatgatgatgataatattatgaatcattcttatgataataatattaacgATTCATATTACTACCAATTTAATGACCTTTATTCAAAAGAGAATCAACAAACATACAcatacaatataaataacctaatacataatatgaaattattaaatacaaaatatgaGTCTCCTCTAAATTCTGaacaagaaaaaacaattttaaaaaatatcgCTGTGGACAAAAATAACaacattaatattaataacatTACATTACCTACTCTTCAAGATAACcaaatgaataattataaaaaatatacaaatgatTTAGGATCAGTATCAGAAAAATACACATCTACATATAATGATACGTTAAAAATGCATAGTGAAACATTTATGGATTCGCAAAATGGTATGTACATTTTACCACAATATGTAACACGTGAATGTATTAATAGTCCATATGATAGCTCTCCTTTTACAGAAGGAAATAGGGAAGagaaaaaagataataaagaaCTCGAAATAATAGGTAATATGTTATATGATGAAAACATTTGTATGGATGATGAAGATTTATTCGGAAGAAGTCacctttttaatatatttaacaaTGAAGgagaaataaatattaatcaaaaggataattattatgataaggatgatcataataattttcatagggatgatcataataattttcataGGGAagatcataataattatcatagggatgatcataataattttcatagggatgatcataataattttcatagggatgatcataataattttcatagggatgatcataataatcatCATGATGATGACGTTATATATGAGGAAACGAAAAAAACAGATAATATAGAAATTCCATTAAAAGACAATAAcataatgataaataattcatataacaatagtttaattaattataacaaaTGTTTTGTTAAAGAACTTgaatataacaatataaataataagaatcaagaaaataatataaatcacaataaaaaaacagaAGAAGacttaaaaataaaaaatagcTATGATACAAGTTCtaaacaaaattataaagaaaataatatgtttcATGATATGGATAACATTACATCTTTACTActacatataaataattataatgaaaaggattttatgaattttaaaaatgaagattATACCTTGAACAAAGAAATGTATTTAAATGAATGCAAATATGttaaagaaattaaaaatacaGATCAAGATAATAGAAAAGAGTTTGGAATAGTTTTACAAAATGATGACCATATATCTGAAAGGGATATGAGGACAAAGAAAATGATTTATTCTATTTTCATCAAAGAAGAAGAaacaaagaaaaataaaagtttagaaaatatatgttttacAAATGAACAGgagaaatataataatctATCTATAATTaatccaaaaaaaaatataacaatgGATATTATCAAAAATGTAGATGAATTATCGTTTGACAATATGGAACAAATGTATAATGAACAAAAGatgaataatatggaaGATCGAATAGAAAAGATAAACATATTAACAAAGgataatatacaaaatggtattcacaacaataataatataattgaagaaaaacaaagtcttaaagataataattatgaagaaaaaacaaaaacaaaaggaatacaataa